The sequence ACACAACAGAAAACTAGAATAAGGGCACACATAAAAATCTAGAATAAGAGaacaagacaaaaatacaaacatcgCATAAAAGACAACGAGACAGGTGTCCgtgcaaaaaaattaaatgaaaaattattagaaaaaaatttgaacagagAACACATTGGCAACAAGACAGGTGTCAGggcaaatatttaaatagagataaagaaaaaaagaagaaaaaaacggATCATAACAAAGGCTTCGAGACAGGTGTCAGGGAAAACATTAGAATAGATATATAGAAAAGACACAAACGGGGCATAACATTGGCAACAAGACAATTGTCAGAGCAAACATTCATATAGAAATCCAATAAACAAGGCACAAACGGGCGTACCAAAGCAAACAAAACAAGTGTGAGGCCAAGCAATAAAAACTCTCAGAAAACAAGTAACAACTTGGCATAACAAAGCCAACGAAACAAGTGTCAggacaaacaatagaaaaaaaacaagagaaCAAGCACAATTGAGACAGATAAAGGCGACACTAGTTAACCAATTTAAATAAAGAGTCAGAAGACATCAATTCGTTATTCAAAGTCCATAAGAAAAGTGATAACGAGAGggctaaaaaaaacaaaataagactAAAGACAAGCAAAAGTACATGTTTCACGTAAATCAATTATAACGAGACAAATCAAGGTAACAAGCAAAATCTGAGGAAAACTTCAGAAGGAGGTAGATTGTGTGCAACGATAGCTTAATCTTGTTATACATGCTCGAAATGACACAACTGATAAGATTGTAGATTAGACGACACATGTTCTCTACGAAGTACGATATTTTATGAcataaaaagaatttatttcttctttacccttttttttttagttagttatcttttttcctttttcttctTGGATTTTTAGGATAGCATAGCTTTAATTGTCGATCAAGTAAATGCTATTGTTTTTACGGAGTGATATTTGTTATTCACAAATTACAGGGTGAAACATgataatagaatattttttttttcataatacaaaAAGACCAacgatttaaaaatatatttgaataatacaTAATAAGTTGTTATTAAGACTacagtttacttatttttgcatgatgaatattgttttagtaCGTTTTTTTCACATCTCCACATCTCCACATTGAAGAACTTCATACttacaaatatttacttttaattttatttgcatcTAAAGAATGgagaaagtataaaaaaaaacattggtcactgtatgataaaatatatgtttaaggCAGTATCTGAGATATTAAAAAAGCAAGAAATTCAagtacatctttttttttatctgtgacATAgcttaattaaatacatgtcaTACTCATTCCATATGTGTTTATCTCCTCTCATTACCGCAATAACTCGGATGTTTGcctttttatttgattataaatttgatattattggTTTACACGTTTCAATAATAACGCTGCAATAAATATTAACTTAGTTTCGAACAAGCAAAAAAAAAGGGTTTATCTTGTCTCTTTTCTGTGGGTTTTTAGCAAAAGGTTTAACAATTTCTTCATATGTTTCTTGGTTCCATATGCTCCACTTTTAGGTATCCTTCGATTATTAAAATGACTTTTGTGTGAAAGTTTGCACTTGTTgtgttcattttcattttcagtatTTCATTTGTTTAGTGAAAATTGCTCACTAAGTAAAAGCTTAACCTCAAACTTGTTTAGTGTTACTGCTGTTTagaatttttaatcaaaaagaatttttaatcaaaaagaaTTATTACTTTCACAAAAAAGCGGGCATCAAACCATTTAAGAAATagtaattgaaaatatatatctaaacaATTTAGCttttaagtgttttgtttttaagaatgACAGGTCATGGGGAGGAcagaggtgtaaaatgtgggtGTTTTATATCGTCTCGctaaatatatatgatttaagTCATCTTATTAATGGATACACTAATCGCAAAGCTATTAAACGAAAAATGAACGATGGTCAACCACTTAATGGTCATTTAGTTTATATAACGATCTTAAGAACAGGTTCATACATGTGAAAAACAAAGGTTctaacaaaattcaaataatgtttCTGTAACTTATATCTCCCAGATGTAAAAACACGATATGACGTCAAAATCTAGTTATCATTTTGACGTGGAAATGTGCTCCAAAAACAGCCTATTCCAAAACAGTTATTTTGTTTACTCAAATATTCCACAACAGTGGTGGTGATATCTGCGAAAGGGATAAGTAGGAAGGAAGGAAAAACATACAGTAATATCTTAATCATTGTATTAGTGGTTATTACAGAAAGTATAATAACACACCTTATCGCTTTATGTCCCTATTGCTTGACATTACAGAAGTTCATTTAACTCTGTGAGGTCACAAGAGAAAATGGGTCCAGAAAACAATCATTAATTGATTGATGGTTGTTTAATGACTAGATAAAAATACCTTATACGGATAAAAAGATGAATTTTagttttggagaaaaaaaattaaataagaatCAGTAACATCATCCACAAAATCCACAAATTATTGCTAGAAATCGCTTCGCAGGACTTGCATACAGAATCCGTAGATTAAAATTCATACTTAAGACTAACTAGATAAAGGTAatagtagtatactgctgttcaaaagtcataaatcgattgcgAGAAAACAAACccgggcaacaaaccaaaaccgagagaaacacatcaactacgTACAACAGGAAATCaatggaacaacagaaacacagaaGTGCAACAAAAGCCAATGAGTACAAACATGTACAAGTAAGGTGTAGTGAAGtattgaaaaagaagaaaaaacattcCATTTTGTTATCGCAAAAATCATGGAATGAACACCTTCACCTTCAGAAGCTAATAGTTACTAGACCCTTCAAATACCTGAATTCGCCCAATACAATTGAacagaataatttaaaagacaaaatgtaTAGTTAACTTTTTTACGTAAATAAAGATTGACATGACATTTGACATTTTAGGGGAAATATGGAGGAAGCAGGATGTTTACAACATCAAAACTTTGCATTACTGCCAACATTAACGTTCAAACTTAGTTTACCTGCCAACTCAATATATTATTCAACAGTAGTAAAGTGTAGTAAAGTTTGTGTGTCCATATATTTGTGATTAGCCTCTTTCTCATCTTATACCATCTGTTCCGACAGCATAGGACGAATGACATTTGAAGTATGGTGAACAATACATAGATTAAATTAGTAGTAAAGCATAATTTCGGGAGATGCAAAACGAGATGTCAAACCATGTTGTCGATatataaaatactagaataTAATTTCTTTCTCATTGTTCTGTGGAAACCTTATTGTTCTCGAGAAATAAGGAAGGCACTAATGATAGAACATAGGATTCCAAATGAAGATAAGTTGTAActtttacacacacaaaataaCACACACAAAACAACACACCAGACACaaagtaaaaatggtaaaacaTTAAAGCATGCGattgattaaaatttgttttcttttacagaTACCAACTGTCCCCTCTGCCATGTTTGAGGACAGCGAACATAACATACTCAATTCCTATCACAGATACATGGAGAATACATCTTTTACGACTGTTCCGTTTTCAGCAATAACAAACTGTTCTACCGAGGACTGGATATACCCAAAATTATTACAACTGAGTCGTAGAAAGGCTGTTCTGTATCTTCCAGTTATCATCTTTCAATTTTTACTGATGATCGTTGGGTGTTTCGGAAACGCACTGGTTCTCTATATTTACTGTTTCCGGTCAAAAAAGAGGTCAGCGAACAATTTTATCATTGCCATGgcattgtttgattttattactagTGTCGTAGTGATGCCAATTGACATATATGATTTACTCTATCATTACTCATTCTATTCAAACATAGCCTGTAAAATTTTCCGGGCTGTTGAAAACGCCACTACGTATGCATCGGCAGTGATCTTAATACAGATTGCTTTTGATCGTTACTTTAAAATATGCAAGCCTTTACGTTTTGGTAATcgaaaaagaacaaaatgtatGTCTATATCAGCTGGTATGTTGGCGTTAATTTTGAGTAGTCCCGCGGTTGTTCTATTCGGAACAAAAAGAGAACGAATTTCCGGAAATCTATGCGGATTTGATTGCTCCGTTGATCAAAAATACAAAGACTCCACCTTCCAAATGATTTATTATCTgatgttagggttagtgtttttaataacattaatCACATTGTCGGCATTGTACTTTTTGATATGGTTAGCaattaaaagaagaaaagataTGATTATAGGTGAGATTCCAAGATTAAGTGTTACAAGTGGACAAAATGGCCGACGTAGAATGTTATCGAGTGAAAGTAGCGATGACCACTCATCAGTAGGACATAACCAAAAACAATTCCGAAGAACATTTTCAAACTTATcgacaaaatcaaaagtgtcGAATTTATCAGAAAAACTGTCTCATATTAAAGCTTCTCGGACGACAAAAATTTTCATCGCCGTAACCATTGCGTTTATTGTGAGCTATTTGCCCTCAGTTGGTGTCATGATTTGTagaacaatatataaaaagattgaaaaagaCTCGTCTGGGTTCGTTCAAGTGCTTCTCAAATTATTTTCAAGATGCAACTACTTGAACAACGCCGTCAATCCAATAATTTACAGTTTCCTTAACAAACACTTCCGTGTCGAGGTTACAAAATTGACCAAAAGCATTGGTGTATGTTGGAAGAAATCGTACAAAAGTGAATTTGATCAGGCATATGAACTAGAACATCTTAAACATTAACAATAATTTGACCAAACATTATACATATTACACTGTTCTCTATATTCTAAAAACAAACACTTATTGAAAgttttgctttttgtatatttcttgTCTGAATTTCGAGAGCAACTGCGTTCCAAAAGAGTGCCATgtattaaattgatatataaaagaaaaaaaatatatatgcctTTTGACAGCAGCATCTGTGTTTCCTATTTTATAAccattttgatatgaacgtcactggtgagtcttatgtagacgaaacgcccgtctggcgtactaaattataatactgCGTTGATTGACATCGGATCAACTGGCCTAacacattttagaaaaatgagTAAAACTAAGTACTATTTGAATATTGAGGTACCTATAAGACAGGTATTGCTAAACGGTGGAAACGGAATATAGAACGGAATACGGAAGTTTAGCAACAATCctatgttttcaaattaaaaagattcaACTGCTAATTGCAGGGAAAAAACACATTGCTTTGAATGACAgttttgataaaagttttgcaattttttttttaaatgtttgcatgTATAGGTGAACACCTACAGAGTAAGAGAAAAACACCTTATACTATATTAGTAGATGAAATTATaacaactttttaaacaaatgtagATAAGTGTTTTGCTAAAGAACCAAATAGACCCAAGAGTTAGTATAACGATGGATTTAGGGTCAACATGGTTAAAACAAATCTACCATCTTAAACCTTCCTATATCCAATACTGAAATCTCAGATCTCTATCATTTTGACGATTAACTAGCATGTTATGCACGTATCGACACACGCAAATATTTGCACTGTAGTAAAACAACTCTTTATATCAACTCTCAATCTAGACAAGACCATTGTTTGTTCGTTTACGAAATGAATTGTTTACCTATAATTTACACTTATTTAACTATCTTTACATGTGTGTCAAATAGACCACAAAAACAAATTGCTGAAAGGCAAACATCCGACCATTGTTCAAAGAGAAATACaatatacatcaaaataatTGAGCTATTTAAGTGTTTTCAGCCTTTCTAATTCTAAAAAGAGGGCAGGTCGTGGGTTGGACATATTGTCATCTATTGGTGTGAAATTGTGGGAGTTTTATATTGTCTCGCTAAACATTTCTGATTTAAGTCATCTTATTAATGGACATACTTATCGCAAAGCTATTAAACGAATAATAAATGATGGTCAAACACTTAAAGGTCATTTAGTTCATATTACGGTCATAGCAACGGATTATACAAACGAAATACAAAATtcttacaatataaaaatattctatgtGGAACATTAAATTGCTCTGGGTGAAATTATTAACAGTTGTaatttaaagaatgttttaatgaCACTTCAAGTGTAAtctaaacaataatattttattatattattagaAGAGTAATAACAACTTTATGGTTAATGTATCATTTCagcaataaattaatcaaaacatatttcagattttgaaattcattttataaatgcacacaaaatttaataacaatCCGGATTACTGTAGAATTTCGCCTTGGAATAGGACGTTGGCGCTTTTTTCGCCTGTAACACGATAGGACAGTTGCGCTCCAAACACTATGAACATTTGCGCCTTAAATTTtgatacatctttttttaatttgaccaGATATTTTACCTCGTGTACCTGTAATTCCAATCAGTAACGTAAATAAATTAAACTTGTATGTGTTAGTTCCCATTGACACAGTCATTAAAGCATAAAGTTATAGAGACAGGTACAGGAAAAATGTATATGTCACGATgaatttttatcattgaacaacAGTAGGATAATTACATTAGATTTCGTTATAGTGATGAACAGGCATCTGAGTTAAGAATTTAGAAATAAACacttattgttataaaatatatgaacattgtGCAATAAACTATTTTTGAAGTATAAAGATTTCTTtggatgttttagataaattacgTGCTTTCGATGGTCCTTTTGGTTCTGTtgacagttttgatttttctattctttacaCTACATCTCCCCAATATcttatcaaacaaaagttttcctatttaattaaatggtcattttggtaaatctgaatgcaaatgcattTGCTGCAACtcgtttaaatataaaaaaagatgttgtatgattgccaatgagacaactatccacaaaagaccaaaataacacagacattaacaactagaggtcaccgtacggccttcaacaatgatcaaatcCCATACCgtataatcagctataaaaggccccaataagacaatgttaaacaattcaaacgagaaaactaacggcctcatttatgtaaaaaaaaatgataaaacaaattaacgacaaccactgaatttacaggctcctgacttgggacaggcacatacataaataatgtggcggggttaaacatgttagcgggatcccaaccctcccctaacctgggacagtggtataacagtacaactcatcagatggacaaaaatacaagtggaataaagccttcttctctaatgagaaaggtaaatagttaccaaaggtaccaggattataatttagtatgccagacgcgcgtttcatctacataagactcatcagtgacgcacatatcaaatatttatgaagccaaacaagtacaaagttgcagagcattgaggatccaaaattccaaaaggttgtgccaaatacagctattaaggaaatctatgcctgggataagaaaattcttagttttttgaaaaattcaatgttttgttaacaggaaatttatagaattaccaaattattgatattcatgtcaacaccgaaatattgacaactgggctggtgaaaccctcggggacgaaacttccaccagcagtggcatcgacccagtggtgtaaatagttatcaaacgtaccaaaattataatttagtacgccagacgcgcgtttcgtctacatcaggctcattagtgacgctcatatcaaatatgtatttagccaaacaagtaaaaaattgaagaacattgaagatccaaaattccaaaaagttgtgccaaatacggctaaggtaatctatgcctgggataagaacatacttagtttttcaaatatgCTAAAAATACTTACTGgaggtgtgatgagatgattgaagctgttaatttctccttgtttgtatttatgtacgttttggcaacaaagtttatcgacaggttgtaggtatcCTTATGGGCACTTATTgcgcccctttaatagcagacttgttattgtactgttatgaatcacagtttatgactaaaCTCTGTAAAGCACCGTCGAAATtgtatttaattgataaattcaccaacacttaccgttatcttgatgatagtttttcgttaaaataacgagtttttttcaatatactGCTAAAAAGTCAAGTCCCAAGGgacttaatttaaataaatcaaatgtaaacggtaataactgtcctttcccagatttagatatttcggttttaaacgggaaactccACACtcaaatttacgacaaaagggacAATTTTTAGATGCATGGTGATATTTCCTTGGCACCAttttacggtgtttatatttcacagctcgttcgctatgcccgtgtctgttttgacgtttttgatttCAACGAACTGTTTACTGTTAggttattaaaccagggatatcgttcCCATAAATTACTTGAAACCTTTACTAAAtatttccatagatataaagattttgatttgaagtttggttgtaccaaaacttatttcaaacgggatagcgcATCCTCATTTCCACAGagatgttgttaaccgtgcacggaaatttagaaatgatcctgGTTAACTTATTGGTCCttcaaataaacttattctaaaaggttaccaattcaacactgtaataagatcatcgAATActgttttattggtataaatattgattttgttatcagtaaattaaaagcaaattaGATATTACAAGCATGTTGTATACATATACAAATTTCATGGATCtgcaatctgtcgatacctgtgtCTTGgaattgcacaaggtcatggttttttttctctgacGGTTTATGACGTCTCTACACTATATCCATTGAATGTTGGATGTGCACAGATTGATAATTAAGTCTTAGgtgcatgtttttttattagttgttagtggctttgaactagctgtcacttaactgcgagtactctcagatttgttcctagtgtctttttgttgttgggatgtaaaAGTACTCGCTCATGTCCACTTgtatatttgtccatttgttgaTTTAAGCTTTTTtcatctgatttttatagttcttatgttgttctgttataccactgtccaaggttaggggaaGGTTGcaatcccgctaacatgtttaaacctgccacattatgtatgtatgtgcctgtcccatgtctgtaattcagtggttgtcgtttgtttctcgttcatttttttaaaatttaaataaggtcgttagttttctcgtttgaattgttttacattttcatttcgaAGCCTTTTATACAtcactatgcggtatgagcgttgctcattgttaaaggtcgtTCGGTtacctatagatgttaatttttgtgtcattttggtctcttgtggatagttgtttcatttca is a genomic window of Mytilus trossulus isolate FHL-02 chromosome 1, PNRI_Mtr1.1.1.hap1, whole genome shotgun sequence containing:
- the LOC134715083 gene encoding growth hormone secretagogue receptor type 1-like: MTFEIPTVPSAMFEDSEHNILNSYHRYMENTSFTTVPFSAITNCSTEDWIYPKLLQLSRRKAVLYLPVIIFQFLLMIVGCFGNALVLYIYCFRSKKRSANNFIIAMALFDFITSVVVMPIDIYDLLYHYSFYSNIACKIFRAVENATTYASAVILIQIAFDRYFKICKPLRFGNRKRTKCMSISAGMLALILSSPAVVLFGTKRERISGNLCGFDCSVDQKYKDSTFQMIYYLMLGLVFLITLITLSALYFLIWLAIKRRKDMIIGEIPRLSVTSGQNGRRRMLSSESSDDHSSVGHNQKQFRRTFSNLSTKSKVSNLSEKLSHIKASRTTKIFIAVTIAFIVSYLPSVGVMICRTIYKKIEKDSSGFVQVLLKLFSRCNYLNNAVNPIIYSFLNKHFRVEVTKLTKSIGVCWKKSYKSEFDQAYELEHLKH